One genomic segment of Streptomyces sp. TLI_146 includes these proteins:
- a CDS encoding TetR/AcrR family transcriptional regulator, with protein MSTRQQLILETATRLIARRGVRGLRVEELAAEASVSTGLVYYHFGDRAGLMRRTLEFINERAERYTEPSASPRTDPRRHLEEMLLLELQDDPVVVENSTAWGEFRASARFDADLREQLRESTARWVEYAADLVRRAQEAGTVRDEVVAADAAERITALVEGLSERWLTGTLTLERARGLLRDALVLELGPAARE; from the coding sequence GTGTCCACGCGCCAGCAGCTCATCCTCGAAACCGCGACCCGCCTCATCGCCCGACGCGGAGTGCGCGGTCTGCGGGTCGAGGAACTGGCGGCGGAGGCGTCGGTGTCGACCGGGCTCGTCTACTACCACTTCGGCGACCGCGCGGGCCTGATGCGGCGCACCCTCGAGTTCATCAACGAGCGCGCCGAGCGCTATACGGAACCGTCCGCGAGCCCCCGCACCGACCCCCGGCGCCACCTGGAGGAGATGCTGCTCCTCGAACTGCAGGACGACCCGGTGGTGGTGGAGAACAGCACCGCGTGGGGGGAGTTCCGGGCGAGCGCCAGGTTCGATGCCGACCTGCGCGAGCAGCTGCGCGAGTCCACGGCCCGCTGGGTCGAGTACGCCGCCGACCTGGTCCGCCGGGCCCAGGAGGCGGGCACGGTCCGCGACGAGGTGGTCGCGGCCGACGCGGCCGAGCGGATCACCGCGCTGGTGGAGGGCCTGAGCGAGCGCTGGCTGACGGGCACGCTGACGTTGGAGCGCGCGCGGGGCCTGCTGCGGGACGCGCTGGTCCTGGAGCTGGGGCCCGCGGCGCGCGAGTAG
- a CDS encoding gas vesicle protein — protein sequence MANTSGNTSGDKRKSQEELPGAMDVLRGARAQLAELTGMEAESVSSFERAENGWVLRIEVLELARVPDTMSLLASYEVELDRHGELTGYRRLRRYERGRADRNP from the coding sequence ATGGCGAACACATCAGGAAACACGTCCGGCGACAAACGCAAGTCCCAGGAGGAGCTGCCCGGCGCGATGGACGTGCTGCGCGGCGCACGGGCCCAGCTCGCCGAACTCACCGGAATGGAGGCGGAGTCGGTCTCGTCCTTCGAACGCGCCGAGAACGGCTGGGTGCTGCGCATCGAGGTCCTGGAGCTGGCCCGGGTCCCGGACACCATGAGCCTGCTCGCCTCGTACGAGGTCGAGCTGGACCGGCACGGCGAGCTGACCGGCTACCGGCGGCTGCGCCGGTACGAGCGGGGACGCGCCGACCGCAACCCGTAG
- a CDS encoding agmatine/peptidylarginine deiminase: MAQPSKPPFTRRAALRTLAATGAAALGATACSPEDAMSQTASSPSPSGRAPGPAGGRRLGAEWESHARTYMCWPASTGIWGGQLPAVRKDIAALARAVGAHEPVVLLARPGQARAAQQACGQDVEVVPVPVDDLWARDTVPVFVEDGGQVRGVDLNFSGWGNKQRHADDAGVARAVLGKYGVPRERTWLVAEGGSFETDGAGTLMVTESSVVNDNRNRGKSRQQIEDELKRVFGVAKVIWFDGVRGEDITDAHVDSLARFVAPGVVLLDRAFPGEPADSWSRSADQARRVLKDTTDARGKKIQVIDLPQPDPDRITGTDPEMLTSYVNFYVANGAVFVPEFGDTKADDCAKGILRDHFPGREVVAVRIDAIASGGGGIHCSTHDQPGRPTE, encoded by the coding sequence ATGGCACAGCCCTCGAAGCCCCCCTTCACCCGTCGCGCCGCACTGCGTACTCTGGCGGCGACCGGCGCTGCCGCTCTCGGTGCCACGGCGTGCTCCCCGGAGGACGCGATGTCGCAGACCGCCTCGTCCCCGTCACCCTCCGGCCGGGCGCCGGGCCCCGCCGGAGGCCGCCGCCTGGGCGCCGAGTGGGAGAGCCATGCCCGTACGTACATGTGCTGGCCCGCCTCCACAGGCATCTGGGGCGGTCAACTGCCCGCGGTCCGCAAGGACATCGCGGCCCTCGCGCGTGCCGTCGGCGCCCACGAACCCGTGGTCCTGCTGGCCCGCCCCGGGCAGGCGCGGGCGGCGCAGCAAGCCTGCGGGCAGGACGTCGAGGTCGTACCGGTCCCGGTGGACGACCTGTGGGCCAGGGACACGGTGCCGGTGTTCGTGGAGGACGGCGGGCAGGTGCGCGGCGTCGACCTCAACTTCAGCGGCTGGGGCAACAAGCAGCGGCACGCCGACGACGCCGGGGTCGCCCGTGCGGTGCTCGGCAAGTACGGCGTCCCGCGCGAGCGGACCTGGCTGGTGGCCGAGGGCGGCTCGTTCGAGACCGACGGTGCGGGCACGCTGATGGTCACCGAGAGCTCGGTGGTCAACGACAACCGCAACCGCGGCAAGTCCCGGCAGCAGATCGAGGACGAGCTGAAGCGCGTGTTCGGAGTGGCGAAGGTGATCTGGTTCGACGGCGTGCGCGGCGAGGACATCACCGACGCGCACGTCGACTCGCTGGCCCGCTTCGTCGCGCCCGGAGTCGTCCTCCTGGATCGGGCGTTCCCGGGCGAGCCCGCGGACTCCTGGTCCCGCTCGGCCGACCAGGCGAGGCGGGTCCTCAAGGACACCACCGACGCGCGCGGCAAGAAGATCCAGGTCATCGACCTGCCGCAGCCCGACCCCGACCGCATCACGGGCACCGACCCCGAGATGCTCACCTCGTACGTCAACTTCTACGTCGCCAACGGGGCCGTGTTCGTACCGGAGTTCGGCGACACGAAGGCCGACGACTGCGCCAAGGGGATCCTGCGCGACCACTTCCCCGGCCGGGAGGTCGTGGCCGTGAGGATCGACGCCATCGCCTCGGGCGGAGGCGGCATCCACTGCTCGACCCACGACCAGCCGGGCAGGCCCACGGAGTGA
- a CDS encoding SLATT domain-containing protein, whose product MPIRRPTPPQPAPVDDPLLEQALSDLDWYARARDRARRWHWATELGALLTGAATVVAAGIRAPAAATATLAGLTVFIGGFRQVFNHAERHVLSAEAWSRLRLAIRRYRLIPEEERDEAVRRRLQEEIEDVATTEVQNWAAGRRGLRPGPGPVPGGQLPQ is encoded by the coding sequence GTGCCGATACGCAGACCCACACCACCGCAGCCCGCCCCGGTCGACGACCCCCTCCTGGAGCAGGCCCTCTCCGACCTCGACTGGTACGCGCGGGCCCGCGACCGGGCCCGGCGGTGGCACTGGGCCACCGAGCTCGGCGCGCTGCTCACCGGCGCCGCCACCGTCGTCGCGGCGGGCATCCGGGCGCCCGCCGCGGCCACCGCCACGCTGGCCGGGCTCACCGTCTTCATCGGCGGGTTCCGGCAGGTGTTCAACCACGCCGAGCGCCATGTGCTCTCCGCGGAGGCCTGGTCCAGGCTGCGGCTGGCGATCCGGCGCTACCGGCTGATCCCGGAGGAGGAGCGGGACGAGGCCGTCCGCCGGCGGCTCCAGGAGGAGATCGAGGACGTGGCGACCACCGAGGTGCAGAACTGGGCGGCGGGCCGCCGCGGACTGCGGCCGGGGCCGGGGCCGGTGCCGGGCGGTCAGTTGCCGCAGTGA
- a CDS encoding transketolase → MKNARTPDSAELTELGQQLRVDAVRAADAAGSGHPTSSMSAADLAAVLLAGHLRYDFEQPEHPANDRLILSKGHASPLLYAMYRAAGVVDDEELLTFRRQGSRLEGHPTPRLPWVDVATGSLGQGLPIGVGMALAGKHLDHLPYRVWVLCGDSELAEGSIWEAAEHAGDQHLDNLTLIVDVNRLGQRGPTRHQRDLAAYARRFRAFDWHTVEVDGHDVEAIDAAYREAAATTRRPTAILAGTVKGKGAASVEDREGMHGKPLPDAEAAVGELGGPRFVRVDVTAPPAARTPEPAPAGRLELPRYEVGEKVATRTAYGQALAALGTARGDVVVLDGEVGDSTKAELFAKEHPERYFECYIAEQQMLAAAVGLSVRGWTPYAATFAAFLTRAHDFVRMAAISRASLVVAGSHAGVAIGQDGPSQMGLEDLAMFRAVHGSTVLYPCDANQTARLVAAAADGEGIRYLRTTRGDTPVLYGPDEEFPVGGAKVLRSSPHDKVTLVAAGVTVHEALAAADALEEGGIPVRVIDLYSVKPVDERVLQEAAALTGCLVTVEDHRSQGGIGDAVAECFADGRPMPRLVRLAVENMPGSATPEEQLAEAAIDAASITATVRVLYERVVTS, encoded by the coding sequence ATGAAGAACGCTCGTACCCCCGACAGTGCCGAACTGACCGAACTGGGTCAGCAGTTGAGGGTCGACGCGGTCCGCGCCGCCGATGCCGCCGGATCCGGCCATCCGACGTCCTCGATGTCCGCGGCCGACCTGGCCGCCGTGCTCCTGGCCGGGCATCTGCGGTACGACTTCGAACAGCCCGAGCACCCCGCCAACGACCGGCTGATCCTCTCCAAGGGGCACGCCTCGCCGCTGCTGTACGCCATGTACCGCGCGGCCGGGGTGGTCGACGACGAGGAACTGCTCACCTTCCGCAGGCAGGGCAGCCGTCTGGAGGGGCATCCCACACCCCGGCTGCCGTGGGTGGACGTGGCCACCGGCTCGCTCGGCCAGGGGCTGCCGATCGGGGTGGGCATGGCTCTGGCGGGCAAGCACCTCGACCACCTGCCGTACCGCGTCTGGGTGCTGTGCGGCGACAGCGAACTCGCCGAGGGCTCGATCTGGGAGGCGGCCGAGCACGCCGGGGACCAGCACCTGGACAACCTCACACTGATCGTCGACGTCAACCGGCTCGGGCAGCGCGGCCCGACCCGCCACCAGCGCGACCTGGCCGCGTACGCACGCAGGTTCCGCGCCTTCGACTGGCACACCGTCGAGGTCGACGGCCATGACGTCGAGGCCATCGACGCGGCCTACCGGGAGGCGGCGGCCACCACGCGCCGGCCCACCGCGATCCTCGCGGGCACGGTGAAGGGCAAGGGCGCCGCCTCCGTCGAGGACCGCGAGGGCATGCACGGCAAGCCGCTGCCGGACGCCGAGGCGGCCGTCGGCGAGCTCGGCGGCCCCCGTTTCGTCCGCGTCGACGTCACCGCGCCGCCCGCCGCCCGCACGCCCGAGCCCGCGCCGGCCGGCCGTCTCGAACTGCCCCGCTACGAGGTGGGCGAGAAGGTCGCCACCCGCACGGCGTACGGGCAGGCGCTGGCCGCCCTCGGCACGGCGCGCGGCGATGTGGTGGTGCTCGACGGCGAGGTGGGCGACTCGACGAAGGCCGAGCTCTTCGCGAAGGAACACCCCGAGCGGTACTTCGAGTGCTACATCGCCGAGCAGCAGATGCTGGCGGCCGCCGTGGGTCTGTCGGTCCGGGGCTGGACGCCGTACGCCGCCACGTTCGCCGCGTTCCTGACCCGCGCCCACGACTTCGTGCGGATGGCCGCGATCAGCCGGGCCTCGCTCGTCGTGGCGGGCTCGCACGCGGGCGTCGCCATCGGGCAGGACGGGCCCTCGCAGATGGGCCTTGAGGACCTGGCGATGTTCCGGGCGGTGCACGGCAGTACGGTGCTCTACCCCTGCGACGCCAACCAGACGGCCAGGCTCGTCGCGGCGGCGGCGGACGGCGAGGGCATCCGCTATCTGCGCACCACCCGGGGCGACACCCCGGTCCTCTACGGGCCCGACGAGGAGTTCCCGGTCGGCGGCGCCAAGGTGCTGCGGTCCTCCCCGCACGACAAGGTAACCCTGGTCGCGGCGGGCGTCACCGTCCACGAGGCGCTGGCCGCGGCGGACGCGCTGGAGGAGGGCGGGATCCCGGTGCGGGTGATCGACCTGTACTCGGTCAAGCCGGTCGACGAGCGGGTGCTCCAGGAGGCGGCGGCGCTGACGGGGTGTCTGGTCACCGTCGAGGACCACCGCTCGCAGGGCGGCATCGGCGACGCCGTCGCCGAGTGCTTCGCCGACGGCCGCCCGATGCCCCGTCTCGTCAGGCTCGCCGTCGAGAACATGCCCGGCTCCGCGACCCCTGAGGAGCAACTGGCCGAGGCCGCCATCGACGCGGCGTCCATCACGGCGACGGTCCGGGTGCTGTACGAGCGGGTCGTCACGAGCTGA
- a CDS encoding gas vesicle protein GvpG has product MGLLKELLLLPAAPVRGTFWVLEQVVAQAEQQYYDPSAIRDELALLEEKLMAGEIDEAEFDRREDELLDRLENRNPSR; this is encoded by the coding sequence GTGGGCCTGCTCAAAGAACTGCTGCTGCTCCCCGCGGCCCCTGTGCGCGGCACCTTCTGGGTGCTGGAGCAGGTGGTCGCGCAGGCGGAGCAGCAGTACTACGACCCCTCGGCCATACGTGACGAACTCGCCCTGCTGGAAGAGAAGTTGATGGCGGGCGAGATCGACGAGGCCGAGTTCGACCGCCGCGAGGACGAGCTCCTCGACCGGCTGGAGAACAGGAATCCGTCACGATGA
- a CDS encoding gas vesicle structural protein GvpA, with protein sequence MTVVPAQQGGSGGTSGLYDVLELVLDRGLVIDAFVRVSLVGIEILKIDVRVVVASVDTYLRFAEACNRLDLEAGPRKSPGLPDLVGEITESGARGKSKGALSGAAQTISDAFQQARDEAEPEQRPRTRRTAARRKEEQE encoded by the coding sequence ATGACGGTTGTCCCGGCACAACAAGGCGGCAGCGGCGGGACCAGTGGTCTCTACGACGTCCTGGAGCTGGTGCTCGACCGAGGGCTCGTGATCGACGCGTTCGTGCGCGTCTCCCTCGTCGGCATCGAGATCCTCAAGATCGACGTACGGGTGGTCGTCGCGAGCGTCGACACCTATCTGCGCTTCGCGGAGGCGTGCAACCGGCTCGACCTGGAGGCCGGCCCGCGCAAGAGCCCCGGACTGCCCGACCTGGTCGGGGAGATCACCGAGTCCGGTGCGCGCGGCAAGTCCAAGGGCGCGCTCTCGGGCGCCGCCCAGACCATCTCCGACGCCTTCCAGCAGGCCCGCGACGAAGCCGAACCCGAGCAGCGCCCGCGCACCCGGCGGACCGCCGCGCGCCGGAAGGAGGAGCAGGAATGA
- a CDS encoding maleylpyruvate isomerase family mycothiol-dependent enzyme, producing MNTAEPLDHRTAVAAESARFAGLVKGADLTLAVPTCPGWTLVDLIKHTGGAQRMFTALVRARVQERPKSRDVDLRLPEREDGYADWLAAGAAEAAEAFAGTDLDAPMWVWGADGHARFWVRRMLFETLVHRVDAERTLGLDFEIDRALARDGVDEFLVNLPYATFFAPKVAELRGAGAVQHIRFTCADTDAAWLVQLRPDGFGVVPDGAGTAADATVRATAADLLLLVYGRLDRSAGSVETSGDAELLDRWFANSAF from the coding sequence ATGAACACCGCCGAACCGCTCGACCACCGGACGGCCGTCGCCGCGGAGAGCGCCCGGTTCGCGGGCCTGGTCAAGGGCGCCGATCTGACGCTGGCCGTGCCCACCTGCCCTGGCTGGACCCTCGTCGACCTGATCAAGCACACCGGCGGCGCCCAGCGCATGTTCACGGCACTGGTGCGCGCCCGCGTCCAGGAGCGGCCCAAGAGCCGCGACGTGGACCTGCGGCTGCCGGAGCGGGAGGACGGCTACGCCGACTGGCTGGCGGCGGGCGCGGCCGAGGCGGCGGAGGCGTTCGCGGGCACCGACCTCGACGCGCCGATGTGGGTCTGGGGCGCGGACGGCCACGCCCGCTTCTGGGTGCGCCGGATGCTGTTCGAGACCCTGGTGCACCGCGTCGACGCGGAGCGGACCCTCGGCCTGGACTTCGAGATCGACCGCGCGCTCGCCCGGGACGGCGTCGACGAGTTCCTGGTCAACCTCCCCTACGCCACGTTCTTCGCGCCCAAGGTCGCTGAGCTGCGCGGCGCCGGAGCCGTCCAGCACATCCGGTTCACATGCGCGGACACGGACGCCGCATGGCTCGTACAGCTGCGCCCCGACGGCTTCGGTGTCGTCCCGGACGGCGCCGGCACGGCCGCCGACGCGACCGTCCGGGCAACCGCCGCCGACCTCCTGCTGCTCGTCTACGGCCGCCTCGACCGCTCGGCCGGGTCGGTGGAGACGAGCGGGGACGCGGAGCTGCTGGACCGCTGGTTCGCCAACTCCGCGTTCTGA
- a CDS encoding LLM class flavin-dependent oxidoreductase, whose translation MTTLGAVFRPQNAPERLRSVALAADSAGLEQLWLWEDCFLESGVAAAAATLAWTERLHVGVGLLPVPLRNVALTAMESATLHRLFPGRVTLAVGHGVQDWMEQVGARAESPLTLLREHLGALRGLLAGKSVTVDGRYVRLDGVALDYPPLGPAPVLSGATGPRTLRLSGEASDGSVLVAGTGPDGVRRARTLVDEGRAAAARTDHHPLVVYLLAATGPDAAARVRAELAAKQGGDGFGVAGDAAAVAEAVRRLAEAGADSVILEPTADEPDAEAFVRFTAEQVRPLVP comes from the coding sequence ATGACCACACTTGGCGCCGTCTTCCGCCCGCAGAACGCTCCCGAACGCCTCCGCTCCGTCGCCCTCGCCGCCGACTCCGCCGGTCTGGAACAGCTCTGGCTCTGGGAGGACTGCTTCCTGGAGAGCGGCGTCGCCGCCGCGGCGGCGACGCTCGCGTGGACCGAGCGGCTGCACGTGGGCGTCGGGCTGCTGCCGGTGCCGCTGCGCAATGTGGCGCTGACCGCGATGGAGAGCGCGACGCTGCACCGGCTCTTCCCCGGCCGCGTCACGCTGGCCGTCGGGCACGGCGTCCAGGACTGGATGGAGCAGGTCGGGGCGCGGGCCGAGTCGCCGCTGACGCTGCTGCGGGAGCATCTCGGCGCGCTGCGCGGCCTGTTGGCCGGGAAGAGCGTCACCGTCGACGGGCGCTATGTGCGGCTCGACGGGGTCGCCCTGGACTATCCGCCGCTCGGACCCGCCCCGGTGCTGTCGGGTGCGACCGGCCCGCGCACCCTGCGCCTGTCCGGCGAGGCGTCCGACGGCAGCGTCCTGGTGGCGGGCACCGGCCCGGACGGGGTGCGCCGGGCCCGTACGCTCGTCGACGAGGGCCGGGCCGCGGCCGCCCGTACCGACCACCACCCCCTGGTGGTGTATCTGCTCGCCGCCACCGGCCCTGACGCCGCCGCACGGGTGCGTGCGGAGCTCGCGGCGAAGCAGGGCGGGGACGGGTTCGGCGTGGCCGGGGACGCCGCCGCCGTCGCGGAGGCGGTGCGGCGGCTCGCCGAGGCCGGGGCGGACAGCGTGATCCTCGAACCCACCGCCGACGAGCCGGATGCCGAGGCGTTCGTCCGCTTCACCGCCGAGCAGGTCCGCCCGCTGGTGCCCTGA
- a CDS encoding histidine phosphatase family protein — MARRTVLTGLALGVPLALSGCGAKGDADSRSASDSGADTTIMIIRHGEKPGRGERGRNESGQRDKKSLTERGWQRAKALPGLFVVAPGRAAPLLPRPATLFAAADTGPHSGAHRMRQTVAPLAEALHERVNVSIAESQESALAAAALAAPAPVLICWEHSRIPDIVRALGAGDCGAPKAWPERFDLVWVFTRRAGRWSFRAAAQGLLAGDA; from the coding sequence GTGGCCCGTCGTACCGTGCTGACGGGCCTGGCGCTGGGTGTTCCGCTCGCGCTGAGCGGGTGCGGCGCAAAGGGCGACGCCGACTCCAGGTCAGCTTCCGATTCCGGGGCCGACACCACCATCATGATCATCCGGCACGGTGAGAAGCCCGGCAGGGGCGAGCGGGGCCGGAACGAGAGCGGTCAGCGGGACAAGAAGTCGCTGACCGAACGCGGCTGGCAGCGCGCGAAAGCCCTGCCCGGGCTGTTCGTCGTGGCCCCCGGGCGGGCCGCCCCGCTGCTGCCACGGCCCGCCACCCTCTTCGCGGCGGCGGACACCGGACCGCACTCCGGTGCGCACCGGATGCGCCAGACCGTCGCGCCCCTGGCCGAGGCGCTGCACGAGCGCGTGAACGTCTCGATCGCGGAGAGTCAGGAGAGCGCGCTGGCCGCCGCCGCGTTGGCGGCCCCGGCCCCGGTCCTGATCTGCTGGGAGCACTCCCGGATCCCGGACATCGTACGGGCGCTGGGGGCCGGGGACTGCGGGGCGCCGAAGGCATGGCCCGAACGGTTCGACCTCGTCTGGGTGTTCACGCGGCGGGCGGGCAGGTGGTCGTTCCGCGCGGCGGCGCAGGGGCTGCTGGCGGGCGACGCCTGA
- a CDS encoding GvpL/GvpF family gas vesicle protein, with product MTTYVYGIAHRTHARLPEEMGGVGDPPRPVRTVVQGDLVALVSDAPEDLRPKRRDLLAHQSVLAEAGAGGAVLPMRFGGVSPDDEAVKAALAEHGERYLERLEALEGKVEYNIKAAHDEEAVLHQVLAESPELRALSEANRKAGGGTYEQKLRLGERIAVAVQQREARDAVLIQRALEGAAEEERPGPQSTGWLANLSFLVARERADEFVASVETLRKEAPHLIVQVHGPLPPYSFTD from the coding sequence ATGACCACGTACGTCTACGGGATCGCGCACCGCACGCACGCGCGCCTGCCCGAGGAGATGGGCGGCGTCGGCGATCCGCCGCGCCCGGTGCGGACCGTCGTCCAGGGCGATCTGGTGGCGCTGGTCAGCGACGCACCCGAGGACCTGCGGCCCAAGCGGCGGGATCTGCTGGCCCATCAGAGCGTGCTCGCCGAGGCGGGCGCGGGCGGCGCGGTGCTGCCGATGCGGTTCGGCGGTGTCTCGCCCGACGACGAGGCCGTGAAGGCCGCGCTCGCCGAGCACGGCGAGCGGTATCTGGAGCGCCTCGAAGCCCTGGAGGGCAAGGTCGAGTACAACATCAAGGCCGCCCACGACGAGGAGGCCGTGCTGCACCAAGTGCTCGCGGAGAGCCCCGAGTTGCGCGCCCTGAGCGAGGCCAACCGGAAGGCGGGCGGCGGCACCTACGAGCAGAAGCTGCGCCTGGGCGAGCGGATCGCCGTCGCGGTCCAGCAGCGCGAGGCGCGCGACGCGGTGCTGATCCAGCGGGCCCTGGAGGGCGCCGCCGAGGAGGAGCGGCCCGGGCCGCAGTCCACCGGCTGGCTGGCCAACCTCTCGTTCCTGGTGGCGCGCGAGCGCGCCGACGAGTTCGTGGCGTCGGTGGAGACCCTGCGCAAGGAGGCGCCGCACCTCATCGTCCAGGTGCACGGCCCGCTGCCCCCGTACAGCTTCACGGACTGA
- a CDS encoding NAD(P)/FAD-dependent oxidoreductase, with amino-acid sequence MTTPTPDRPRIVVVGAGFAGYQAARTLSRRMRGRARITLLNPTDYFLYLPLLPQVSAGILEPRRVTVSLSGTLPGVRLVLGEAGRVDLDTSTVYYTGPEGVPGELAYDRLVLAVGSVNKLLPVPGVTEHAHGFRGMPEALYLRDHVTRQMELAAQGTDTAEERAARRTFVVVGGGYTGTEVAAQGKLFTDALDRRAPARWILLDLADRLLPELDRRLSATAERVLRRRGVDVRTGTSVKEATEDGVHLDDGEFIPTRTLIWCVGVRPDPLVSELGLAVERGRLLVEPQLNVPGRPEVFACGDAAAVPDLTRPGEFTPMTAQHASRQGKTAALNVAASLGYGTQQPYKHHDLGFVVDLGGVQAAANPLGVPLSGPLAGAVTRGYHLAAMPGNRVRVAADWLLDAVLPRQGVQLGLVRSWSVPLDTATPEQARIPGGPAPATRKD; translated from the coding sequence GTGACCACCCCTACTCCGGACCGCCCCCGCATCGTCGTCGTCGGGGCCGGGTTCGCCGGATACCAGGCCGCCCGCACCCTCTCCCGCCGGATGCGCGGCCGCGCCCGCATCACCCTGCTCAACCCCACGGACTACTTCCTCTATCTCCCCCTGCTCCCCCAGGTCTCCGCCGGAATCCTGGAGCCGCGCCGGGTCACCGTCTCGCTCAGCGGGACGCTGCCCGGGGTGCGGCTCGTGCTCGGCGAGGCCGGACGGGTCGATCTGGACACCTCGACGGTGTACTACACGGGGCCCGAGGGGGTGCCGGGCGAGCTGGCGTACGACCGGCTGGTGCTCGCCGTCGGCAGCGTCAACAAGCTGCTTCCGGTGCCCGGGGTCACCGAGCACGCGCACGGCTTCCGGGGGATGCCGGAGGCGCTGTATCTGCGCGACCACGTCACCCGGCAGATGGAGCTGGCCGCGCAGGGCACCGACACCGCCGAGGAGCGGGCCGCGCGGCGCACCTTCGTGGTGGTCGGCGGCGGCTACACCGGCACCGAGGTGGCCGCACAGGGCAAGCTGTTCACCGACGCCCTCGACCGGCGCGCACCGGCGCGCTGGATCCTGCTCGACCTCGCCGACCGGCTGCTGCCCGAACTCGACCGCAGGCTGTCCGCCACGGCCGAGCGGGTGCTGCGCCGCCGGGGTGTCGACGTGCGTACCGGCACCTCGGTGAAGGAGGCCACCGAGGACGGGGTGCACCTGGACGACGGGGAGTTCATCCCGACCCGCACCCTGATCTGGTGCGTGGGCGTGCGGCCGGATCCGCTGGTCTCGGAGCTCGGGCTGGCCGTGGAGCGCGGACGGCTCCTCGTGGAGCCGCAGCTGAACGTGCCGGGCCGCCCCGAGGTGTTCGCCTGCGGCGACGCGGCGGCCGTGCCCGACCTCACCCGGCCCGGCGAGTTCACCCCGATGACCGCGCAGCACGCCTCCCGGCAGGGCAAGACGGCCGCGCTCAACGTGGCCGCCTCGCTCGGCTATGGCACCCAACAACCGTACAAGCACCATGACTTGGGGTTCGTCGTGGACCTCGGCGGGGTGCAGGCCGCCGCCAATCCGCTCGGCGTGCCGCTCTCGGGCCCCCTCGCCGGCGCCGTCACCCGCGGCTACCACCTCGCCGCCATGCCCGGCAACCGGGTGCGCGTGGCCGCCGACTGGCTGCTCGACGCCGTACTCCCCCGCCAGGGCGTCCAGCTGGGCCTGGTGCGGTCCTGGTCGGTGCCGCTGGACACGGCGACCCCGGAGCAGGCCCGCATCCCGGGCGGCCCCGCACCCGCGACCCGAAAGGACTGA
- a CDS encoding DNA primase: MNNRLAIGLAVGAGYVLGRTKKAKLAFGIGTMVLGKRLKLSPGALAEFAAGQLESNPQFKEIGDQLREDLRGVGRAATGALVNRQLEGLADRLHDRTLDVQDRIAGVVPDGGEEAAEKATAPARKTADRAKRSAPAKKAESAKESAKKSEPVRRAVTAKKTAARRATGTRGRSSERAEAKGGRSRD, encoded by the coding sequence ATGAACAACCGGCTGGCAATAGGGCTCGCGGTAGGCGCGGGCTATGTGCTCGGTCGCACCAAGAAGGCCAAGCTCGCGTTCGGCATCGGCACCATGGTGCTCGGCAAGCGGCTCAAGCTCAGCCCCGGGGCGCTCGCGGAGTTCGCCGCCGGGCAGCTGGAGAGCAACCCGCAGTTCAAGGAGATCGGCGACCAGCTGCGCGAGGACCTGCGCGGGGTGGGCAGGGCGGCGACCGGCGCCCTGGTCAACCGGCAGCTCGAAGGCCTCGCGGACCGACTGCACGACCGCACCCTCGATGTGCAGGACCGTATCGCCGGGGTGGTGCCGGACGGCGGGGAGGAAGCGGCCGAGAAGGCCACCGCACCCGCCAGGAAGACGGCCGACCGGGCGAAGCGGTCCGCGCCCGCGAAGAAGGCGGAGTCGGCGAAGGAGTCGGCGAAGAAGTCCGAGCCGGTACGCCGTGCCGTCACCGCGAAGAAGACCGCGGCGCGCCGGGCGACGGGCACCCGTGGCCGCTCCTCGGAGCGCGCCGAGGCGAAGGGGGGCCGGTCCCGTGACTGA